In Arthrobacter ramosus, one DNA window encodes the following:
- a CDS encoding ABC transporter substrate-binding protein → MVSSKLRGVTLQIGAGLLAVALTSCTVSPGPAPSTSAADGASAEPSKTFNFGTPSMPLGLDPAVTNDSESYRVTRQVMEGLVGVDASTGQPTPLLATSWSQGNDGLSYDFKLRSKVTFHDGTVFDAAAVCSNFNRWFNFPATVRQQAPGIAFKSVFKSFSDDASLSLFKNCKVVSADHVQINLAKPFTGFLQALTLPAFAMSSPKAMADGKADVLDKKLSGQPASAYASHPVGTGPYVFSSWTQNGITLTSYKGYWGDRGEIATVNFIPFDYPQARLQALLAGTIDGYDLVTAGTFDQLVKKGMQIVQRDPFSVMYLGMNESVAPLQNLGVRQAIEMAIDKDTLIHKFFIDNTSPATQFVPPKLSGFNNNAPSLGYDPDKAKQLLAKSGYKGEELKFYYPLNVTRAYLPTPEKIYAEISAELTAIGLNIKPVPVNWDDGYLQKVQSPGDHALHLLGWNGAYSDPDNFVGTLFGENNGEFGYSDPQVFSKIDRARGLPDGADRNSQYQTINAQIAATVPAVPIAFPISALALSDRVEKYPASPVLNEVFTNVRLKS, encoded by the coding sequence GTGGTAAGCAGCAAGCTACGCGGAGTCACGCTACAAATCGGCGCAGGCCTTCTGGCCGTGGCCTTGACCTCGTGCACGGTAAGCCCTGGACCGGCACCGTCAACATCGGCCGCGGACGGCGCTTCGGCAGAGCCGAGCAAGACCTTCAACTTTGGCACCCCGTCGATGCCGCTTGGGCTCGATCCCGCCGTGACGAACGACTCCGAGTCGTATCGAGTCACCCGGCAAGTGATGGAAGGCCTCGTGGGGGTCGACGCGTCCACCGGCCAACCAACTCCCCTGCTTGCCACCTCTTGGTCCCAAGGGAATGACGGACTCAGCTACGACTTCAAGTTGCGGTCAAAAGTCACCTTCCACGATGGAACCGTCTTTGACGCCGCCGCCGTCTGCAGCAACTTCAACCGTTGGTTCAACTTCCCGGCTACCGTGCGCCAGCAGGCACCGGGCATCGCATTCAAGAGCGTCTTCAAATCCTTCTCGGACGACGCTTCGCTTTCGCTCTTCAAGAACTGCAAGGTTGTCTCTGCCGACCACGTCCAAATCAACCTGGCCAAGCCCTTCACGGGCTTCCTGCAGGCGTTGACGCTGCCGGCGTTCGCGATGTCATCCCCGAAAGCGATGGCCGACGGCAAGGCCGACGTCCTGGACAAGAAACTGTCAGGACAGCCGGCGTCGGCCTACGCCTCGCACCCCGTGGGCACCGGCCCTTACGTTTTCTCGTCATGGACCCAGAACGGCATCACTCTCACGAGCTACAAGGGCTACTGGGGCGACCGCGGAGAGATAGCCACGGTCAACTTCATTCCGTTCGACTATCCACAGGCCCGGCTCCAGGCCTTGCTCGCAGGAACCATCGACGGGTACGACCTTGTGACCGCCGGCACCTTCGACCAACTGGTCAAGAAGGGCATGCAAATCGTCCAACGGGATCCGTTCTCCGTGATGTACCTGGGCATGAACGAGTCCGTGGCGCCCCTCCAGAATCTTGGGGTGCGCCAGGCAATCGAGATGGCCATCGACAAAGACACCCTTATCCACAAGTTCTTCATCGACAACACCTCACCGGCCACCCAGTTCGTTCCCCCCAAACTGAGCGGCTTCAACAACAACGCACCGTCCTTGGGATACGACCCGGACAAAGCCAAGCAACTGCTTGCCAAGTCCGGTTACAAAGGCGAGGAACTCAAGTTCTACTACCCGCTCAATGTCACGCGCGCCTACCTTCCCACTCCGGAGAAGATCTATGCGGAGATCAGCGCGGAACTTACCGCCATCGGGCTGAACATCAAGCCGGTACCCGTGAACTGGGACGACGGCTACCTCCAGAAGGTCCAGTCCCCCGGTGACCATGCGCTCCATTTGCTCGGCTGGAATGGCGCCTACTCGGACCCGGACAACTTCGTGGGCACGCTCTTCGGTGAGAACAACGGCGAGTTCGGCTACAGCGATCCACAGGTGTTCTCAAAGATCGACAGGGCCCGGGGACTCCCCGACGGCGCTGACCGCAACTCCCAGTACCAGACCATCAATGCCCAGATCGCTGCCACCGTCCCGGCAGTACCCATCGCCTTCCCCATCTCGGCTTTGGCCCTTTCGGACCGCGTCGAGAAGTACCCCGCGTCGCCTGTCTTAAACGAAGTTTTTACAAACGTTCGGCTGAAGTCTTGA
- the bcp gene encoding thioredoxin-dependent thiol peroxidase, with amino-acid sequence MAERLIPGDTAPDFTLKDHTGREVSLASHRGRKTVIYFYPAASTPACAKQACDFRDSLATLQAAGYDVLGISPDTVKDLEKFVAEESLTFPLLSDEGHHVAEAYAAWGEKKNYGRTYQGLIRSTIVVDPDGKVALAQYNVRATGHVAKLRRDLKLDR; translated from the coding sequence ATGGCCGAACGACTCATTCCAGGCGACACTGCCCCGGATTTCACCCTCAAGGACCACACGGGTCGCGAGGTCAGCCTGGCCTCGCACCGCGGCCGCAAAACAGTCATCTACTTCTACCCCGCGGCTTCCACGCCGGCATGTGCCAAGCAGGCCTGCGACTTCCGCGATTCCCTCGCAACCCTCCAGGCTGCCGGTTACGACGTCCTTGGAATCTCTCCGGACACGGTGAAGGACCTGGAAAAGTTCGTGGCCGAAGAATCACTGACCTTTCCGCTGCTGTCCGACGAAGGGCACCACGTGGCTGAGGCCTATGCGGCTTGGGGCGAAAAGAAGAACTACGGGCGCACCTACCAAGGGCTGATCCGCTCAACGATCGTGGTTGATCCCGACGGCAAGGTGGCCCTGGCCCAGTACAACGTGCGCGCCACTGGCCACGTCGCCAAACTCCGCAGGGACCTCAAACTCGACAGGTAG
- a CDS encoding MarR family winged helix-turn-helix transcriptional regulator, whose amino-acid sequence MPDMERWPTGRLLSTAARLVEHAWNEKLRGMDLTHAGVIVMEVLAVNGPTTQSMLAQIVRVQAQTMGKTLTRLEAHGHVSRARSVSDRRSQVVSLTEAGEHTLGLATQLEREVLAPVPVDTAKLRRELQSLVRELANNHSSAVVNDIVAAADSVAAPGEASH is encoded by the coding sequence ATGCCTGATATGGAACGGTGGCCCACCGGGCGCCTGCTCTCCACGGCCGCGCGACTCGTGGAGCATGCCTGGAACGAGAAACTGCGCGGTATGGACCTGACCCATGCCGGGGTCATTGTTATGGAAGTACTCGCCGTCAACGGACCGACCACCCAGTCGATGCTCGCGCAGATCGTCCGGGTTCAGGCGCAGACAATGGGGAAGACGCTCACCAGGCTGGAGGCCCACGGCCACGTCAGCCGCGCACGCAGCGTGTCCGACCGCCGGAGCCAAGTGGTCAGTTTGACCGAGGCGGGGGAGCACACCCTCGGGCTAGCCACGCAGCTGGAACGCGAAGTGCTTGCACCTGTGCCCGTGGACACCGCCAAACTGCGGCGGGAGCTCCAGTCGCTGGTACGCGAACTGGCGAACAATCATTCTTCGGCAGTCGTAAACGACATTGTGGCCGCTGCGGATTCAGTCGCGGCGCCGGGCGAAGCCTCCCACTAA
- a CDS encoding PQQ-dependent sugar dehydrogenase, translating into MNQAKAGSGSVFRSRLALVRAPIVVACLMALLLSACTGSSPGPGPTHGNGPELLRKLDLNLTLPWSIVFLGDGTAIISERDTKLIKSVRNDRATTVGEFPGVVPGGEGGLLGLALSPTFASDRLLYAYFTAESDNRISRTRLERAADGRLSLGTPEVIFSGIPKAPTHNGGRIRFGPDGFLYVGTGDAQHPERAQDRNALGGKILRLTAEGKAAPGNPFANPVYSYGHRNVQGLAWDSSGRLWASEFGPDVNDELNLIEAGGNYGWPQVTGAPGRAGYIDAKVVWPSTADASPSGLEIVNGTAFTCALRGQRLWTVPLNGETTGNPVAYLTAGYGRLRDVSLAPDGTLWVLSNNQNPDFALVLKPPRQ; encoded by the coding sequence ATGAACCAGGCAAAGGCGGGTTCCGGGAGCGTTTTCCGGTCCCGCCTTGCGCTTGTCCGGGCTCCGATTGTAGTGGCCTGCCTCATGGCTTTGCTGCTGAGCGCGTGCACAGGGAGTTCCCCCGGTCCGGGGCCTACCCACGGCAACGGACCGGAGTTGCTTCGAAAGCTTGACCTCAACCTGACACTCCCGTGGTCCATCGTGTTCCTCGGCGACGGTACTGCCATCATCTCCGAACGCGACACCAAGCTGATCAAATCGGTCCGGAACGATCGGGCCACGACGGTAGGCGAGTTTCCCGGCGTCGTACCCGGTGGCGAAGGCGGACTGCTGGGGCTGGCACTCTCCCCGACATTCGCCAGCGACCGCCTGCTCTACGCCTATTTCACCGCTGAATCGGACAACAGGATTTCGCGCACCCGCCTGGAGCGGGCCGCGGACGGGCGGTTGAGCCTCGGCACACCAGAAGTCATCTTCTCCGGCATTCCCAAGGCCCCGACCCACAACGGCGGGCGCATCCGGTTCGGCCCCGACGGGTTCCTCTACGTCGGCACGGGAGATGCGCAGCATCCGGAGCGGGCACAGGACCGCAATGCGCTTGGCGGGAAGATCCTGCGGCTTACCGCCGAGGGGAAAGCCGCGCCGGGCAACCCGTTCGCCAACCCCGTTTACAGCTACGGACATCGCAATGTGCAGGGTCTGGCCTGGGACAGCTCCGGCAGGCTGTGGGCAAGCGAATTCGGACCCGACGTCAACGACGAACTCAACCTCATCGAAGCGGGCGGCAATTACGGTTGGCCGCAAGTGACCGGGGCGCCCGGCCGCGCCGGCTACATCGACGCCAAGGTGGTCTGGCCGTCGACGGCGGATGCCTCGCCGAGCGGGCTGGAAATCGTGAACGGAACGGCGTTCACGTGCGCGCTGCGCGGGCAGCGTTTGTGGACGGTACCGCTGAACGGGGAAACGACGGGGAATCCCGTGGCATACCTCACAGCTGGCTACGGACGACTGCGGGACGTTTCGCTCGCGCCGGACGGCACACTTTGGGTCCTCAGCAACAACCAAAACCCTGACTTTGCACTGGTCCTGAAGCCTCCCCGCCAGTGA